From one Bacteroides fragilis NCTC 9343 genomic stretch:
- the folP gene encoding dihydropteroate synthase — translation MDSTIFKSLNVNGRLLDLSIPQVMGILNVTPDSFYAGSRSRTEADIAARARQILDEGASMIDIGAYSSRPNAEHISPEEEMRRLRTGLEILNRNHPGAIISVDTFRAGVAEECVKEYGVAIINDISAGEMDEQMFPTVARLNVPYIMMHMQGTPQNMQKEPHYENLLKEVFIYFARKVQQLRDLGVKDIILDPGFGFGKTLEHNYELMAHLEEFGIFELPLLVGVSRKSMIYRLFGTTPQEALNGTTVLDTVALMKGADILRVHDVREAVESVRLIEKLKSVSACS, via the coding sequence TTTTCAAAAGCCTGAATGTGAACGGTCGTTTACTTGATCTTTCCATTCCGCAGGTTATGGGTATACTCAATGTTACACCCGATTCTTTTTATGCAGGTAGCCGAAGCCGGACAGAAGCCGATATTGCTGCACGTGCCCGTCAGATACTTGATGAAGGGGCCTCTATGATTGATATAGGAGCTTATTCGTCACGTCCGAATGCCGAACACATCTCGCCCGAAGAAGAAATGCGGCGTTTGCGTACCGGTCTGGAAATATTGAACCGGAATCATCCGGGTGCTATCATTTCAGTTGACACATTCCGTGCCGGAGTGGCTGAGGAATGTGTGAAGGAGTACGGAGTGGCTATTATCAATGACATTTCGGCCGGTGAGATGGACGAACAGATGTTTCCGACGGTGGCTCGCCTGAATGTACCTTACATTATGATGCACATGCAAGGTACTCCTCAAAACATGCAAAAGGAGCCCCATTATGAAAATTTGCTGAAAGAGGTCTTCATCTATTTTGCCCGGAAAGTACAGCAATTGCGTGACTTGGGAGTGAAAGACATTATTCTCGATCCCGGTTTCGGCTTCGGCAAAACGTTGGAGCATAACTACGAACTGATGGCGCATCTGGAAGAGTTCGGCATTTTCGAACTTCCCTTGTTGGTGGGAGTTTCCCGCAAGTCGATGATTTATCGTTTGTTTGGAACCACACCGCAGGAAGCACTCAACGGGACAACAGTACTCGATACGGTAGCTTTGATGAAAGGTGCCGATATTCTCCGTGTGCATGATGTGCGTGAAGCTGTCGAGTCGGTTCGGCTGATAGAGAAATTAAAAAGTGTATCGGCTTGTTCCTGA
- the cdaA gene encoding diadenylate cyclase CdaA, which yields MFFEFGIKDFIDILLVAFLLYYTYKLMKASGSINVFTGILVFILIWLVVSQVLEMKLLGSIFDKLVSVGVLALIVLFQDEIRRFLLTLGSHQHASALVRFLTGNKKEKLQHDDIMPIVMACISMGKQKVGALIVMERNVPLDDVIRTGEIIDANINQRLIENIFFKNSPLHDGAMVISKKRIKAAGCILPVSHNLDIPKELGLRHRAAMGISQVSDALAIIVSEETGAISVAWRGQFYLRQSAEELESLLTKES from the coding sequence GTGTTTTTTGAATTTGGCATAAAAGATTTTATTGATATCCTGTTAGTGGCTTTCCTGCTTTATTACACTTATAAGCTGATGAAAGCCTCCGGATCTATTAATGTGTTCACCGGTATCCTGGTGTTTATCCTTATTTGGCTGGTTGTATCGCAGGTGCTCGAGATGAAGCTCCTGGGCTCCATTTTCGACAAATTGGTGAGTGTGGGAGTCTTGGCGCTGATTGTTCTGTTTCAGGATGAGATCAGGCGCTTTTTGCTGACCCTGGGTTCGCACCAGCACGCCAGTGCCTTGGTACGTTTCCTTACCGGCAACAAAAAAGAAAAACTCCAGCATGATGATATCATGCCGATTGTGATGGCTTGCATCAGTATGGGAAAGCAGAAAGTAGGGGCCTTGATTGTTATGGAGCGTAATGTACCGCTTGACGATGTCATTCGTACCGGTGAAATTATCGATGCCAATATTAACCAGCGGCTGATTGAGAACATTTTCTTTAAAAACAGCCCTTTGCATGATGGCGCAATGGTAATCAGTAAAAAACGTATTAAAGCGGCCGGATGTATTCTTCCGGTATCCCACAACCTAGACATACCCAAAGAATTGGGACTTCGCCACCGGGCGGCAATGGGTATATCGCAGGTTTCGGACGCTTTGGCCATCATTGTTTCCGAAGAAACCGGAGCCATCTCTGTGGCATGGCGCGGTCAGTTCTATTTGCGGCAGAGTGCCGAAGAACTGGAAAGCCTGCTGACAAAGGAAAGCTAA
- a CDS encoding response regulator transcription factor: protein MKFIYSILFALLWIGVTITFGSYLYRMGLPIVNASAQKLLLRTIDEDLECRFRKLKPNQAYVTGKKHTKNKKVTLTDKSGTHNVRQFAIDTVYTDTSFVHRVKQSYLIERNSINVDSLNQKWQLKLRMDGICANTGIKLTNSLKNGERISASSGLNEPDCFLLAYSTGVGYGIKMDAFIRPFWATVVLKAHWNNIWTWNYVLFSLIFCLFYVPGVRLFLVQVLSKFRIVDNHVKSSQPLAQQKGEFVWEVDGLTFDYLQRSITYHDQTCILRKQVAEVLLAFLKAPGHLLLNEDLKKLFWKELDNVDSFMERRNRLITDLRTDLRKIGANLSVTLVNGGYQLHFSLENSKKSVKNQ, encoded by the coding sequence ATGAAATTTATCTATAGTATCTTATTTGCTTTACTTTGGATAGGGGTTACAATTACTTTTGGATCCTATCTTTATCGTATGGGTCTGCCTATTGTAAATGCAAGTGCACAAAAACTCTTGTTGCGTACAATTGATGAAGACTTGGAATGTAGATTCCGAAAATTGAAACCCAATCAGGCGTACGTTACCGGAAAGAAACATACAAAGAATAAGAAAGTAACCCTTACAGATAAGAGCGGGACTCACAATGTACGTCAATTTGCCATTGATACTGTTTATACGGATACATCTTTTGTGCATAGAGTTAAACAATCTTACCTTATAGAGCGAAACTCTATTAATGTGGATTCTCTGAATCAGAAATGGCAGTTGAAACTTCGTATGGATGGAATCTGTGCTAATACCGGAATAAAACTAACAAATTCTCTAAAGAACGGAGAGCGGATATCGGCATCGAGTGGGCTAAATGAACCCGATTGTTTTTTATTAGCCTATAGTACAGGGGTCGGTTATGGTATAAAAATGGATGCTTTTATAAGACCTTTTTGGGCGACCGTTGTTTTAAAAGCGCATTGGAATAATATCTGGACTTGGAACTATGTTCTTTTTTCACTGATCTTTTGTTTGTTTTATGTTCCGGGTGTTCGTCTTTTTCTTGTTCAAGTTTTATCTAAGTTCAGAATAGTAGATAATCATGTTAAATCGTCGCAACCACTTGCTCAACAAAAAGGTGAATTTGTTTGGGAGGTCGATGGACTTACATTTGATTATCTGCAGAGGAGTATCACTTATCATGATCAGACTTGTATACTCCGAAAACAAGTTGCTGAGGTATTGTTGGCATTTCTTAAAGCACCCGGCCATTTGTTGTTGAATGAAGATCTGAAAAAACTATTCTGGAAAGAATTGGATAATGTCGATTCTTTTATGGAACGCAGGAACCGACTGATAACTGATTTACGTACCGATTTAAGGAAAATAGGGGCTAATCTTAGCGTTACCTTGGTAAATGGAGGCTATCAACTCCACTTTAGTTTAGAAAATAGTAAGAAATCAGTGAAAAATCAGTGA
- a CDS encoding NVEALA domain-containing protein — MKNAKITIGLIGLLLIGLVSVRKEGKVQEAGLLLQNVEALATGEPFPDGDIACIGDGSVDCPFTYLKVEVVYREE, encoded by the coding sequence ATGAAAAACGCAAAAATTACTATTGGACTTATCGGGCTATTGCTAATAGGTCTTGTTTCTGTGAGAAAAGAAGGAAAGGTACAAGAAGCCGGTTTGCTATTGCAAAATGTGGAGGCTTTGGCTACAGGAGAGCCGTTCCCCGATGGAGATATAGCCTGTATCGGTGACGGATCTGTGGACTGTCCGTTCACATATCTGAAAGTTGAAGTAGTATACCGTGAAGAATAA